In one window of Sebaldella sp. S0638 DNA:
- a CDS encoding Bax inhibitor-1/YccA family protein, which produces MRNDDFDNYRSGSLDYDEINRIVAQKMTGCILWMVVGLLVSGITGFFVLTNVEIMRLVLGSNLYYVLILLELGLVFMFSMMLMRASVGALRGMFLLYAVLNGVTLSVIGIVYTGESIIYVFLGTVVYYVCLAAYGYLTRDNLGRYLPYVMGGLIALIVVSVINIFLKNDMFYWIMSYAGVIIFSAFTAIDMNIIRRRFTAYAMEDNTLLDRIQIAGALNLYLDFINLFLYLLRLFGKKR; this is translated from the coding sequence ATGAGAAATGATGATTTTGATAATTACAGATCGGGTTCCCTTGATTATGATGAAATAAACAGAATTGTAGCTCAAAAGATGACAGGGTGTATACTTTGGATGGTTGTAGGGCTTTTAGTATCAGGGATAACTGGATTTTTCGTATTAACAAATGTTGAAATAATGAGACTTGTATTAGGGTCGAACTTATATTATGTACTGATTTTATTAGAACTGGGTCTTGTATTTATGTTTTCTATGATGTTAATGAGGGCTTCCGTTGGAGCATTGCGTGGAATGTTTTTACTATATGCTGTATTAAATGGAGTAACTCTGAGTGTAATAGGTATTGTTTATACAGGAGAATCAATTATTTATGTATTTTTAGGAACAGTAGTGTATTATGTTTGTCTTGCTGCATATGGTTATCTTACAAGAGACAATCTTGGAAGATATCTGCCTTATGTAATGGGTGGTTTAATTGCTCTTATAGTGGTATCTGTAATAAATATTTTCTTGAAAAATGATATGTTTTACTGGATAATGTCATATGCAGGAGTAATAATATTCTCAGCATTTACAGCAATAGACATGAATATAATCAGACGTAGATTTACAGCTTACGCTATGGAAGACAATACACTTTTAGACAGAATACAAATAGCAGGAGCATTAAATTTATATCTTGACTTTATAAATTTATTCCTATATTTATTAAGACTTTTCGGAAAAAAAAGATAG
- a CDS encoding YafY family protein gives MKIERLLSIIVILLERKKVPAPKLAEIFEVTTRTIYRDIDTLNAAGIPIITYPGVNGGVGILEEFKIEKNLFTSEDLASLLTGLSSINSTFSSSEITNALIKLKGIIPQKKLKEIEQKTNRIIIDITPWKNSNNVSSDLKNIKSAMDKNKILTFKYEDRQRKKSTRKIEPYRIILKGSDWYVEGFCILREDFRYFKLSRISGLKITNKSFIPREIPESDPENGPIQEKIIKMKVSVDKSLRGEFSELYGEKCFLSETESRYTAEIPFADNEYSYRLLMGFIDKCEILEPENIRNEFILRIKKAANLYKQK, from the coding sequence ATGAAAATAGAACGTCTGCTATCCATTATTGTTATTCTTCTGGAAAGAAAAAAAGTTCCTGCACCAAAGCTGGCAGAAATTTTTGAAGTTACTACACGTACTATTTATCGGGATATTGATACGCTCAATGCAGCTGGAATTCCTATTATCACTTATCCCGGAGTTAACGGCGGTGTGGGAATCCTTGAAGAATTTAAAATAGAAAAAAACTTATTTACTTCGGAAGACCTTGCATCACTTCTTACAGGGCTGAGCAGTATTAATTCTACTTTTTCAAGCTCAGAAATTACAAATGCCCTCATTAAGCTGAAAGGAATCATCCCACAGAAAAAACTAAAAGAGATAGAACAGAAAACAAACAGAATAATTATAGATATTACTCCGTGGAAAAATTCAAACAATGTCAGTTCTGACCTGAAAAATATTAAGTCTGCAATGGATAAAAACAAAATCCTGACTTTTAAATATGAAGACAGGCAACGTAAAAAAAGCACACGTAAAATAGAACCTTACAGAATTATACTTAAAGGCAGCGACTGGTATGTAGAGGGATTTTGTATTCTCCGGGAAGATTTCAGATATTTTAAATTATCTCGAATATCCGGACTAAAAATCACTAATAAATCATTTATTCCCAGAGAAATTCCCGAATCTGATCCGGAAAACGGTCCTATCCAGGAAAAGATAATAAAAATGAAAGTATCCGTTGATAAGTCATTAAGAGGGGAATTCAGCGAACTGTATGGTGAAAAGTGCTTTCTTTCAGAAACGGAAAGCAGGTATACTGCTGAAATTCCGTTTGCAGACAATGAATACAGCTACCGTCTTTTGATGGGATTCATTGATAAATGCGAAATTCTGGAACCGGAAAATATAAGAAATGAATTTATTTTAAGAATAAAAAAGGCTGCCAACCTTTATAAACAAAAATAA
- a CDS encoding pyridoxamine 5'-phosphate oxidase family protein yields MEKDFEKEKEELFNKIGKTYNMVLSTSDKENVSSRMVSLISYNEKFYITSMQNEKLEQIEKNPNAALCADTMQIKGKAKVLGSVSEEKNNEIMMEYKNILPASYERFASNPKAVLIEFTLTESKWWKNIQVMDGVIIDFIDKRAVSRV; encoded by the coding sequence ATGGAAAAGGATTTTGAAAAGGAAAAAGAAGAATTATTCAATAAAATAGGGAAAACGTATAATATGGTTTTATCTACTTCGGATAAAGAAAATGTGAGTTCGCGTATGGTATCTTTAATTTCGTATAATGAAAAGTTCTACATTACATCAATGCAGAATGAGAAACTGGAACAGATAGAAAAAAATCCCAATGCAGCACTGTGTGCAGATACTATGCAGATAAAAGGGAAGGCAAAAGTCTTGGGTTCTGTTTCAGAAGAGAAAAATAATGAAATTATGATGGAGTATAAAAATATACTTCCTGCTTCATATGAGCGTTTCGCGTCGAATCCAAAGGCAGTATTAATAGAATTCACACTTACAGAGTCTAAATGGTGGAAAAATATACAGGTCATGGATGGTGTAATTATAGATTTTATAGATAAAAGAGCAGTTTCAAGAGTGTAA
- a CDS encoding epoxyqueuosine reductase QueH — translation MNKTNYNKKMEEIIKSLAGKKAKLLLHSCCAPCSSYVLEYLSSAFDITLYYYNQNIHPESEYIRRFNELKDFTKEVYKGKIEIISETYTPSEFFDNIHNYEDKAEGGSRCSLCYHMRLKKAAEKAKEGDFDYFGSVLTISPHKNAERINLIGANLEKIYNVKFLYSDFKKNNGFKRSLEISKEYDLYRQQYCGCSFSIRNQAECL, via the coding sequence ATGAATAAAACAAATTATAATAAAAAAATGGAAGAAATTATAAAAAGCTTAGCCGGAAAAAAGGCTAAGCTTTTGCTTCACAGCTGCTGTGCACCATGCAGCTCATATGTACTGGAATATTTATCATCTGCTTTTGATATTACACTATATTATTACAATCAGAATATACACCCTGAAAGTGAATATATCAGAAGATTTAACGAATTAAAAGATTTTACAAAAGAAGTCTACAAAGGTAAAATAGAGATAATTTCCGAAACATACACTCCTTCAGAATTTTTTGATAATATACACAATTATGAAGACAAAGCCGAGGGCGGCTCACGTTGTTCCCTGTGTTACCACATGAGATTAAAAAAAGCAGCAGAAAAGGCAAAAGAGGGTGATTTTGACTACTTTGGCTCTGTCCTTACTATCAGCCCTCACAAAAATGCTGAAAGGATTAATCTGATTGGTGCGAACCTTGAAAAAATATATAATGTTAAATTTTTATATTCTGATTTTAAAAAGAATAACGGTTTCAAAAGATCACTGGAAATCAGCAAAGAATATGATCTTTACAGACAGCAGTACTGCGGTTGTTCTTTTTCTATAAGAAATCAGGCAGAGTGTCTATAA
- the argS gene encoding arginine--tRNA ligase, with translation MELINKQLEKLVQENVKNIFNIDSDIEIQSSNKKGFGDFATNFAMVNSKTLGKNPREIAQTLIDNFSENDIIEKLEIAGPGFINIFLKSKFINNEFEKIGKEDYDFSFLDNGKKTIIDYSSPNIAKRMHIGHLRSTIIGDSIKRIMKFTGFEILADNHIGDWGTQFGKLIVGYDRWLDKKNYEEDPIEELERIYVKFSDESKLNPELEDIAREELRKLQAGDEKNNKLWHEFIDISLKEYDKIYKRLDISFDLYNGESFYNDMMPDILNILISRNIAKEDQDALVVFFDEDTKLHPCIVQKKDGSFLYSTSDLATIKYRREVLHIDKAIYITDERQQDHFRQVFKIAEMLGDEFDYEKVHVWFGIMRFKDGIFSTRLGNIIKLNDLLDEAKKEVRKTIDIKNPGIPDDEKEKISEIVGIGAIKYFDLSQNRTSPVIFEWEKVLSFEGNTGPYLQYTYARIMSIFRKLNGENTEYNENSEIILESDIERDLSLMLLNFPNIAVKAGETYRPNLIADYLFETAKTFSTFYNQKHIANETDSALRNSRITLASKTAHILKAGLDLLGIKTVDRM, from the coding sequence ATGGAACTTATTAATAAACAGCTTGAAAAACTGGTACAGGAGAATGTTAAAAATATTTTTAATATTGATTCAGACATAGAAATTCAAAGTTCAAACAAAAAAGGATTTGGAGATTTTGCTACGAATTTTGCCATGGTTAATTCAAAAACACTTGGTAAAAATCCGAGAGAAATCGCCCAGACATTAATAGATAATTTTTCAGAAAATGATATTATCGAAAAACTCGAAATTGCTGGACCGGGCTTTATAAATATATTTTTGAAAAGTAAATTTATAAATAATGAATTTGAAAAAATAGGTAAAGAGGATTATGACTTTTCATTTCTTGATAATGGAAAGAAAACAATCATTGACTATTCATCACCTAATATAGCTAAAAGAATGCATATAGGTCATTTACGAAGTACAATCATTGGTGATTCCATAAAAAGAATTATGAAATTTACCGGTTTTGAGATACTTGCTGATAACCATATCGGAGACTGGGGAACACAGTTTGGTAAACTGATTGTAGGCTACGACAGATGGCTGGATAAGAAAAACTATGAAGAAGACCCTATTGAGGAATTGGAAAGAATTTATGTAAAATTCTCTGATGAATCAAAATTGAATCCAGAATTAGAGGATATTGCACGTGAAGAATTGAGAAAATTACAGGCTGGAGATGAAAAAAATAATAAACTCTGGCATGAGTTTATTGATATTTCACTTAAAGAATATGACAAAATTTATAAAAGACTTGATATTTCATTTGATTTATATAACGGCGAATCATTTTACAATGACATGATGCCTGATATTCTAAATATACTAATTTCTAGGAATATTGCCAAGGAGGATCAGGATGCCCTTGTTGTATTTTTTGACGAGGATACAAAACTTCACCCTTGTATAGTTCAGAAAAAAGACGGAAGTTTCCTGTATTCCACATCAGATCTGGCAACAATAAAGTACAGAAGAGAAGTTCTTCATATTGATAAAGCTATCTATATCACTGATGAAAGACAGCAGGATCACTTTAGACAGGTATTCAAAATTGCTGAAATGCTTGGTGATGAATTTGATTATGAAAAAGTACATGTATGGTTCGGAATCATGAGATTTAAAGATGGAATATTTTCTACCCGATTAGGAAATATTATTAAACTAAACGACCTATTGGACGAAGCTAAAAAAGAAGTAAGAAAAACAATAGATATTAAAAATCCGGGAATCCCTGATGATGAAAAGGAAAAAATTTCGGAAATTGTAGGTATAGGAGCAATTAAATATTTTGATCTGAGCCAGAACAGAACTTCTCCTGTTATATTTGAATGGGAAAAAGTGCTGAGCTTTGAGGGGAATACAGGGCCGTATTTACAGTATACTTATGCGAGAATTATGTCTATTTTCAGAAAGCTTAACGGAGAAAACACAGAATATAATGAAAATTCAGAAATTATTCTTGAATCTGATATAGAAAGAGATTTATCCCTGATGCTTCTGAATTTCCCGAATATAGCAGTAAAAGCAGGTGAAACATACAGACCAAACCTGATTGCAGATTATTTATTTGAGACAGCGAAGACTTTCAGCACTTTCTATAATCAGAAACATATTGCCAATGAGACTGATTCTGCATTAAGAAACTCAAGAATAACTCTTGCTTCCAAAACTGCACATATTCTGAAAGCCGGACTGGATCTTCTGGGAATTAAAACTGTAGACAGAATGTAA
- a CDS encoding DNA-3-methyladenine glycosylase, translating into MRFEREYFLRDALEVGPEILGHYLVREIDGKIIRTIIAEVEAYVGPDDKGAHTYKNKRTARTEPMFSEGGHAYVYLIYGMYNCINIVCQQEGKPEALLLRAVEPLNEFDILFSNRSPVKNIHSLSNGPGKLCSALQIDRTFSGYDLINGKELYLEKNKNRGDIGIVRAKRIGIDYAEEYKDKLWRFYIKNNKFISKK; encoded by the coding sequence ATGAGGTTTGAGAGGGAATATTTTTTAAGAGATGCACTTGAAGTAGGACCAGAGATATTGGGACATTACCTCGTGAGGGAAATAGACGGCAAAATTATAAGGACGATAATAGCAGAAGTAGAAGCGTATGTGGGGCCTGATGATAAAGGTGCACATACTTATAAAAATAAAAGAACTGCCAGAACAGAGCCGATGTTTAGTGAGGGTGGCCATGCTTATGTATATTTGATTTATGGAATGTATAACTGCATAAATATTGTATGTCAACAGGAAGGAAAGCCTGAGGCTTTACTGCTCAGGGCTGTGGAACCTTTGAACGAGTTTGATATTCTTTTTAGTAACAGAAGTCCTGTAAAAAACATTCATAGTCTTAGTAACGGGCCGGGAAAGTTATGTTCGGCACTTCAAATAGACAGAACTTTTTCAGGGTATGATCTTATAAACGGGAAAGAACTTTATCTGGAGAAAAATAAAAACAGAGGAGATATAGGAATAGTTCGAGCTAAAAGAATAGGCATTGATTATGCAGAGGAGTATAAAGACAAACTTTGGAGATTTTATATTAAAAATAATAAATTTATAAGTAAAAAATAA
- a CDS encoding META domain-containing protein: MKKVLLIMLSVLFLFTVSSAKTTKFKKIKTLSSTSWKLTDFQNETLIYQYIGSKTLGEITLNFAKKENLVSGFSGVNTYSGNFEINGENITFSNLASTKLYGPRNVMEQEYKYLTVLPETATYKVVDEKTLKLITSDGTELTFTRTK; the protein is encoded by the coding sequence ATGAAAAAAGTTTTATTAATCATGTTGTCTGTACTGTTTTTGTTTACTGTATCGTCAGCTAAAACAACAAAGTTCAAAAAAATAAAAACTTTATCGTCAACTTCTTGGAAATTAACTGATTTTCAGAATGAAACATTAATATACCAATATATAGGCTCAAAAACTTTAGGAGAAATCACTCTTAATTTTGCCAAGAAAGAAAATCTGGTATCAGGATTTTCAGGTGTAAATACTTATAGCGGAAACTTTGAGATAAATGGTGAAAACATTACATTTTCGAACCTTGCAAGTACTAAGTTATATGGTCCGAGAAACGTAATGGAGCAGGAATATAAATATCTTACTGTACTTCCCGAAACTGCTACATATAAAGTAGTGGATGAAAAGACGTTAAAACTGATTACTTCAGATGGTACAGAATTAACATTTACAAGAACAAAATAA